A region from the Ptychodera flava strain L36383 chromosome 12, AS_Pfla_20210202, whole genome shotgun sequence genome encodes:
- the LOC139145702 gene encoding syntaxin-1A-like isoform X2 — protein sequence MRDRLAALQSAQSNDDEEGELEDSGVVINFGDDSSANFMQEFFQEVEETRGSIDSIRECLDKLKKTYSALLAAPQPKKEDKAEVDRLVKEVKKHASKVRSKLKDIQKSIEEDKMQQNLKSPADFRIRKNQYGSLHHDFLQAMTEYSNAQLEYREKCKDRIQRQLQITGQSTTEEEIENMLESGSSAVFTSSGEMVNNVERNVSEAADYVAQAQESTKKAVAYQSKARRKKIIIIIIITVAIAVLVTLLVILLT from the exons ATGCGAGACCGATTGGCCGCCCTTCAGTCG GCACAGAGCAACGATGACGAGGAAGGGGAGTTAGAAGATAGCGGCGTCGTCATCAATTTTGGGGACGATAGCAGCGCcaattttatgcaggaattcTTTCAAGAG GTAGAGGAAACTCGCGGTTCTATCGACAGTATCAGAGAATGCCTGGACAAGTTGAAGAAAACTTACAGTGCACTTCTAGCTGCTCCACAACCCAAAAAAG AGGACAAAGCTGAAGTCGACAGACTCGTGAAGGAAGTTAAGAAACATGCGTCCAAAGTAAGAAGTAAGCTGAAAG acaTCCAGAAAAGTATAGAAGAagataaaatgcaacaaaatttgaaatctcCCGCCGACTTTCGTATCCGGAAAAACCAG TATGGATCACTGCATCACGATTTCTTGCAAGCAATGACGGAATACAGCAACGCACAGCTGGAATACCGTGAAAAGTGTAAAGATAGAATACAAAGACAACTTCAAATTA CGGGTCAAAGCACAACCGAAGAAGAAATAGAAAATATGTTGGAGTCTGGCAGCAGTGCAGTATTTACGTCAAGT GGTGAGATGGTCAATAACGTCGAACGCAATGTGAGTGAGGCAGCCGATTACGTTGCGCAAGCGCAGGAGTCAACTAAGAAGGCCGTGGCGTATCAAAGCAAAGCACGACGG AAGAagataatcatcatcatcattataacCGTCGCTATAGCAGTTCTTGTTACGCTACTAGTGATTCTACTGACGTAA
- the LOC139145702 gene encoding syntaxin-1A-like isoform X1: MRDRLAALQSAQSNDDEEGELEDSGVVINFGDDSSANFMQEFFQEVEETRGSIDSIRECLDKLKKTYSALLAAPQPKKEDKAEVDRLVKEVKKHASKVRSKLKDIQKSIEEDKMQQNLKSPADFRIRKNQYGSLHHDFLQAMTEYSNAQLEYREKCKDRIQRQLQITGQSTTEEEIENMLESGSSAVFTSSIITETQQAKQALGDIEARYDELIKLEQSIKELHDMFVDLATLVEEQGEMVNNVERNVSEAADYVAQAQESTKKAVAYQSKARRKKIIIIIIITVAIAVLVTLLVILLT, encoded by the exons ATGCGAGACCGATTGGCCGCCCTTCAGTCG GCACAGAGCAACGATGACGAGGAAGGGGAGTTAGAAGATAGCGGCGTCGTCATCAATTTTGGGGACGATAGCAGCGCcaattttatgcaggaattcTTTCAAGAG GTAGAGGAAACTCGCGGTTCTATCGACAGTATCAGAGAATGCCTGGACAAGTTGAAGAAAACTTACAGTGCACTTCTAGCTGCTCCACAACCCAAAAAAG AGGACAAAGCTGAAGTCGACAGACTCGTGAAGGAAGTTAAGAAACATGCGTCCAAAGTAAGAAGTAAGCTGAAAG acaTCCAGAAAAGTATAGAAGAagataaaatgcaacaaaatttgaaatctcCCGCCGACTTTCGTATCCGGAAAAACCAG TATGGATCACTGCATCACGATTTCTTGCAAGCAATGACGGAATACAGCAACGCACAGCTGGAATACCGTGAAAAGTGTAAAGATAGAATACAAAGACAACTTCAAATTA CGGGTCAAAGCACAACCGAAGAAGAAATAGAAAATATGTTGGAGTCTGGCAGCAGTGCAGTATTTACGTCAAGT ATCATTACGGAGACCCAGCAGGCGAAACAAGCACTGGGGGACATCGAAGCCAGATATGATGAACTCATCAAGCTTGAACAAAGCATCAAAGAACTCCATGATATGTTTGTAGATTTAGCAACTCTAGTAGAAGAACAG GGTGAGATGGTCAATAACGTCGAACGCAATGTGAGTGAGGCAGCCGATTACGTTGCGCAAGCGCAGGAGTCAACTAAGAAGGCCGTGGCGTATCAAAGCAAAGCACGACGG AAGAagataatcatcatcatcattataacCGTCGCTATAGCAGTTCTTGTTACGCTACTAGTGATTCTACTGACGTAA